A single genomic interval of Daucus carota subsp. sativus chromosome 1, DH1 v3.0, whole genome shotgun sequence harbors:
- the LOC108198408 gene encoding MADS-box transcription factor 23-like isoform X3 yields the protein MGRGKIKKKKIDDARQVKFSSARANLLKKAHELSVLCDAEVVVVIFSRTRHLYEFASSSVNQVLARYNKCLVEYSEASKLQPEAQAGVFVG from the exons ATGGGTCGAGGAAAGatcaagaaaaagaagattgaTGATGCTAGACAAGTCAAATTCTCTAGCGCTCGTGCTAACTTGCTCAAGAAAGCCCATGAACTTTCAGTTCTTTGTGATGCTGAAGTTGTTGTTGTAATCTTTTCTAGGACTAGACACCTGTATGAGTTTGCTAGCTCTAG TGTGAACCAAGTGCTTGCACGATACAACAAATGTCTAGTAGAATACTCGGAAGCTTCTAAACTACAGCCGGAGGCACAG gCTGGTGTTTTTGTAGGTTGA
- the LOC108198408 gene encoding MADS-box transcription factor 23-like isoform X4: MGRGKIKKKKIDDARQVKFSSARANLLKKAHELSVLCDAEVVVVIFSRTRHLYEFASSSVNQVLARYNKCLVEYSEASKLQPEAQELGV; this comes from the exons ATGGGTCGAGGAAAGatcaagaaaaagaagattgaTGATGCTAGACAAGTCAAATTCTCTAGCGCTCGTGCTAACTTGCTCAAGAAAGCCCATGAACTTTCAGTTCTTTGTGATGCTGAAGTTGTTGTTGTAATCTTTTCTAGGACTAGACACCTGTATGAGTTTGCTAGCTCTAG TGTGAACCAAGTGCTTGCACGATACAACAAATGTCTAGTAGAATACTCGGAAGCTTCTAAACTACAGCCGGAGGCACAG GAACTTGGTGTTTAA
- the LOC108198408 gene encoding MADS-box transcription factor 23-like isoform X2: MGRGKIKKKKIDDARQVKFSSARANLLKKAHELSVLCDAEVVVVIFSRTRHLYEFASSSVNQVLARYNKCLVEYSEASKLQPEAQVEKSFFAL; encoded by the exons ATGGGTCGAGGAAAGatcaagaaaaagaagattgaTGATGCTAGACAAGTCAAATTCTCTAGCGCTCGTGCTAACTTGCTCAAGAAAGCCCATGAACTTTCAGTTCTTTGTGATGCTGAAGTTGTTGTTGTAATCTTTTCTAGGACTAGACACCTGTATGAGTTTGCTAGCTCTAG TGTGAACCAAGTGCTTGCACGATACAACAAATGTCTAGTAGAATACTCGGAAGCTTCTAAACTACAGCCGGAGGCACAG GTTGAGAAAAGTTTTTTTGCTTTATGA
- the LOC108198408 gene encoding MADS-box transcription factor 23-like isoform X1 encodes MGRGKIKKKKIDDARQVKFSSARANLLKKAHELSVLCDAEVVVVIFSRTRHLYEFASSSVNQVLARYNKCLVEYSEASKLQPEAQRSGQPECQYYMKNGGCIRALLQVSPASRLHGIKEKLCF; translated from the exons ATGGGTCGAGGAAAGatcaagaaaaagaagattgaTGATGCTAGACAAGTCAAATTCTCTAGCGCTCGTGCTAACTTGCTCAAGAAAGCCCATGAACTTTCAGTTCTTTGTGATGCTGAAGTTGTTGTTGTAATCTTTTCTAGGACTAGACACCTGTATGAGTTTGCTAGCTCTAG TGTGAACCAAGTGCTTGCACGATACAACAAATGTCTAGTAGAATACTCGGAAGCTTCTAAACTACAGCCGGAGGCACAG AGATCAGGCCAACCGGAGTGTCAATATTACATGAAGAATGGGGGCTGCATCCGAGCTCTCTTACAAGTATCACCAGCCAGCAGACTGCATGGCATCAAAGAAAAATTGTGTTTTTAG